A stretch of DNA from Phenylobacterium koreense:
TGCGCGGCGGAGCGCTGTCAAGCGCCCGCTGATGCTGACACCACGCTGGCGGCAGCAGGCCCGCATGCTGCGCCTCGACCGGAGGACGCCATGCCTGTCGCGACCGCTCTCGACGATCTCCCCGCCCCGCCCTGCGCCCAGCTTCTGGGCTGGCGCGTGCTCGACGCCCGCCCCGCGGACGGCTGGATCCGCATCGGCTTCGAAGGCCGGCCAGAGTTCTGCAATCCCGCTGGCTTCATCCAGGGCGGCTTCCTGGCCGCCATGCTCGACGACACCATGGGGCCGGCCGTCTTCGCCCACACCGAAGGCGCGCTCTACACCGCCACCATCGACATGAACGTCCACTACCTCACCCCGGCGCGGCCGGGCCCGATCATCGGCGAGGCCCAGGTGGTGCAACTGGGCAAGAG
This window harbors:
- a CDS encoding PaaI family thioesterase; translated protein: MPVATALDDLPAPPCAQLLGWRVLDARPADGWIRIGFEGRPEFCNPAGFIQGGFLAAMLDDTMGPAVFAHTEGALYTATIDMNVHYLTPARPGPIIGEAQVVQLGKSVGFVDARLLDKDGTWLAKGSASVRLVPSGKALKIEPGQNAA